In a genomic window of Melanotaenia boesemani isolate fMelBoe1 chromosome 1, fMelBoe1.pri, whole genome shotgun sequence:
- the tdp1 gene encoding tyrosyl-DNA phosphodiesterase 1, with the protein MSQDSQHGKWTISSSDDDDDEALPFSGTTTSESHQPAKSNSQPNHNSRRSPSPRPVEAPVEVKSEPARPPVSSLIIGSEARQSATMNQSNPVKYETSPSLAGKRKNEESGSAGWALSDSDEDDREVKGNSHSNMPKQKLPNPKTKKPKVESERPPSPHGRLYYIDEPEDFFESCTPCLNDTYRFYLNKVTGLDRKYNRGALHIRDILSPLFGTLKESAQFNYCFDIAWMVKQYPSEFRERPVLIVHGDKREAKARLLQQAQPFPHVRFCQAKLDIAFGTHHTKMMLLWYEEGFRVIILTSNLIRADWYQKTQGMWLSPLFPRLPKGSSASTGESPTFFKRDLLEYLASYRAPELEEWIQRIKEHDLSETRVYLVGSTPGRYVGPDMERWGHLRLRKLLYEHTNPIPGEERWPVIGQFSSIGSMGLDKTKWLAGEFQRTLTTLGKSSLRPDPPMHLLYPSVEDVRMSLEGYPAGGSLPYSIQTAQKQLWLHSYFHRWMANTTGRSHAMPHIKTYMRVSPDFTQLAWFLVTSANLSKAAWGALEKNNTQIMVRSYELGVLYVPSAFNMKTFPVDKNPFPVSSSSSGFHVPFDLPPTSYSQTDQPWIWNIPYNQAPDTHGNIWVPS; encoded by the exons ATGTCCCAGGACAGTCAGCACGGCAAGTGGACCATCTCTAGcagtgatgacgatgatgatgaggCTCTTCCTTTTTCTGGGACTACAACATCTGAGTCCCATCAGCCAGCTAAATCCAATTCACAGCCCAATCACAACTCCAGAAGATCTCCTTCTCCTAGACCCGTGGAAGCCCCTGTAGAGGTGAAATCAGAACCAGCTCGACCTCCTGTTTCCTCACTCATCATCGGTTCTGAGGCCAGACAGTCAGCCACTATGAACCAGTCAAATCCAGTTAAGTATGAAACTAGCCCTTCACTGGCTGGTAAACGGAAGAATGAGGAGTCAGGCAGCGCAGGCTGGGCTCTCTCAGATAGCGATGAAGATGATAGAGAGGTGAAGGGGAATAGTCACAGTAACATGCCAAAACAGAAGCTTCCAAATCCCAAGACAAAGAAACCGAAGGTGGAGAGTGAGCGTCCTCCGAGTCCTCATGGACGACTGTATTACATTGACGAGCCAGAGGACTTCTTTGAGTCCTGCACTCCTTGTCTTAATGACACTTACAGGTTCTACCTCAACAAAGTCACAGGCCTGGACAGGAAGTACAACAGGGGAGCTCTGCACATCAGAG ACATTCTCTCTCCATTATTTGGGACCTTAAAAGAGTCTGCTCAG TTTAACTACTGCTTTGATATTGCTTGGATGGTTAAGCAGTATCCATCAGAGTTTAG agaaCGTCCAGTTCTGATTGTCCACGGAGATAAGAGGGAGGCCAAAGCACGCTTGCTGCAGCAGGCTCAGCCCTTTCCACATGTTCGCTTCTGCCAG GCCAAGCTTGATATTGCCTTTGGAACTCACCACAC gaagatgatgctgctgtggtATGAGGAAGGCTTCAGAGTCATCATTCTGACCTCCAACCTCATCAGAGCAGACTGGTACCAGAAGACACAAGG GATGTGGCTGAGCCCTCTGTTTCCACGATTACCAAAAGGGAGCAGTGCTAGCACAGGTGAGTCACCCACCTTCTTTAAGAGGGACCTGCTGGAGTACCTGGCATCGTACCGGGCGCCAGAACTTGAAGAGTGGATCCAGCGAATCAAAGAGCACGACCTGTCAGAGACGAG GGTCTACTTGGTCGGCTCAACCCCAGGGAGGTATGTAGGCCCAGACATGGAGCGCTGGGGACACCTGAGGCTGAGGAAG CTGTTGTACGAGCACACAAATCCTATTCCTGGTGAGGAAAGGTGGCCTGTGATTGGCCAGTTCTCTAGCATCGGCTCCATGGGACTGGATAAAACTAAATGGTTAGCGGGGGAGTTTCAGCGCACGCTTACCACACTAGGGAAGTCCTCCCTTCGCCCTGATCCCCCCATGCACTTG TTGTATCCATCAGTAGAAGATGTGAGGATGAGTTTAGAAGGCTACCCAG CCGGAGGCTCTCTTCCTTACAGCATCCAGACAGCTCAGAAACAGCTCTGGCTCCACTCCTACTTCCA TCGCTGGATGGCAAATACGACAGGCAGAAGTCACGCCATGCCACACATCAAGACATACATGAGGGTTTCTCCAGATTTCACACAACTTGCCTGGTTCCTCGTCACAAG TGCGAACCTGTCCAAGGCAGCGTGGGGTGCACTGGAGAAGAACAACACTCAGATAATGGTGCGTTCCTATGAGCTGGGAGTCCTCTACGTCCCATCAGCCTTT AACATGAAGACATTCCCTGTTGATAAAAATCCATTTCCTGTCTCCTCATCATCCTCTGGCTTCCATGTACCCTTTGACCTCCCTCCTACAAGCTACTCTCAAACAG ACCAGCCCTGGATCTGGAATATCCCATACAACCAGGCACCTGACACACATGGCAACATTTGGGTTCcctcctga